In Pyricularia oryzae 70-15 chromosome 2, whole genome shotgun sequence, one genomic interval encodes:
- a CDS encoding glycosyl hydrolase, producing the protein MVNPQYLGSVAARALVYFSARPTSNTQPSNNQLVSTQPSSSNGTNLGTQILAADKGTYSQNTASAVTALQGWYNKDTGLWKTTGWWNAANCLQVLMDFTLYDRAQSDSLGLRGVASNTFTQAQQNTAMARKVMQVDTGMVVSAYEPLLNGMAKRGKEFQKLAKRQGFGGFINDFYDDEGWWALAWIRSYDNYKDPGHLDIAENIFEDMRLGGDNTCGGGIWWSKQRNYKNAIANQLYLAVAASLSNRAGTKKSSSYYRDIAVKQWAWLKGSGMINKDNLFNDGLTIHPNGSCTNNGMQTWTYNQGVVLGGLVELSTQTGDKTLIDDAYRIATAAVTKMTTSAGILKESCEPGNCGGDGPQFKGVLARNIRQLVLAADSHANRAMLRDFLLRNADSVWAKDRNPANNQLGIVWSGPYNAGKEPSADTQSSAMDVLVAAMAVA; encoded by the coding sequence atggtgaaccctCAATACTTGGGCAGCGTTGCTGCCAGGGCTCTGGTTTACTTCAGCGCACGGCCAACCTCCAACACACAGCCATCTAACAACCAGCTGGTTAGCACACAGCCATCATCTAGCAACGGCACCAACTTGGGGACCCAGATTCTCGCGGCGGACAAGGGAACATACTCTCAGAATACTGCGAGTGCCGTCACTGCCCTGCAGGGCTGGTACAACAAGGATACTGGTTTGTGGAAGACGACCGGCTGGTGGAATGCAGCCAACTGCTTGCAGGTCCTCATGGACTTTACCCTATACGACAGGGCCCAGTCGGACAGCCTGGGCCTGCGTGGCGTTGCGTCCAACACTTTTACACAGGCGCAGCAGAACACGGCGATGGCCCGCAAGGTCATGCAGGTAGACACCGGTATGGTCGTGTCTGCGTACGAACCCCTGCTCAACGGCATGGCGAAGCGTGGCAAGGAGTTTCAGAAGCTCGCAAAGAGGCAAGGCTTCGGCGGCTTCATCAACGACTTTTACGACGACGAGGGCTGGTGGGCGCTGGCGTGGATCCGGTCCTATGACAACTACAAGGACCCGGGACACCTCGACATCGCCGAGAACATCTTTGAGGACATGCGGCTGGGCGGCGACAACacgtgcggcggcggcatctgGTGGAGCAAGCAGCGCAACTACAAGAACGCCATCGCGAACCAGCTGTacctggcggtggcggcgtcgcTGTCCAACCGGGCCGGCACCAAGAAGAGCAGCTCCTACTACCGCGACATTGCCGTCAAGCAGTGGGCGTGGCTCAAGGGCAGCGGCATGATCAACAAGGACAACCTCTTCAACGACGGCCTGACCATCCACCCCAATGGCAGCTGCACCAACAACGGCATGCAGACGTGGACCTACAACCAGGGCGTGGTGCTCGGCGGCCTGGTCGAGCTCTCGACGCAGACGGGCGACAAGACGCTCATCGACGACGCCTACCgcatcgccaccgccgccgtgaCCAAGATGACCACGTCGGCCGGCATCCTCAAGGAGTCGTGCGAGCCGGGCAACTGCGGAGGCGACGGCCCGCAGTTCAAGGGCGTCCTCGCCCGCAACATCAGGCAGCTGGTGCTGGCCGCCGACAGCCACGCGAACCGCGCCATGCTCCGCGACTTCCTCCTCAGGAATGCCGACTCGGTTTGGGCCAAGGATAGGAACCCGGCCAACAACCAGCTCGGCATCGTCTGGTCGGGGCCCTACAATGCTGGAAAGGAGCCCAGCGCCGACACGCAATCTTCTGCCATGGATGTGCTCGTTGCTGCCATGGCAGTGGCTTGA
- a CDS encoding small nuclear ribonucleoprotein U1a: MDAPEEELDIKLQKISGDLIADFDRSLRPLLRRADGTVRSQVRSREAVRLTILVLDPFQELPQLLDPYLAGWSQTLAEAFLEYYGRRRRSTVARSKAAAAGQEGHLMSLPAAVCRIMYTLCKIRGEKVVVRLLSVETRYLELLLSVLEESERAALAADAVAAAASDDHGFGSPAESKFQSGVSRLWTWEERYVVLLWLSHLFLAPFDLASISSVDLHDDELPEIPGLQWPPNVPGIALRVLPLAIKYLGSPGKERDAAKALLVRIAMRRDMQEVGILHALVQWALFALRPSTKDSDGTTGSPYYYIGVLSFLAGLLASSADTSDMDRYLKTVFYATYNISSNSDDISKLIASSALARKIIVKIVRSIAILVLRRTSTSTAASLMDDKADTVLVETAVGHSLDLLSDNDTPVRFAASKALSVITLRLEPDLASQVVEAVLESLDRNVLWVKSPGSRDGDDTTPARRTRDMSLVDPLEWHGLMLSLSHLLYRRSPPAEGLAKIIQALLTGLSFERRGTSGASMGTNVRDAACFGIWALARRYTTAELLAVPVDSFYPSSSHRKSPPVIQVLATELTVTASLDPSGNIRRGSSAALQELVGRHPDTVEQGIWLVQTVDYHAVALRSRATSKVSLGATRLSGHYGDAVLEALLGWRGIGDGDPAARRVAGSTFGAVAREQAVASTAGGNPLDRVQQSIDQLLDRIDALQTREVEERHGLLLSLAAVLDTIPELLGDRLGDVATLAGRTLQRLTAVLDVCVKTNFRRPELVAEAASLLIISSFPLLQVVTADPVVAHGETALKLLPGADVATPAFSADELISIRDAINKTGSKNTQGTSLHEYLLVVQAAVSEWLGRAEQEVIDATSVASLILLIFLGDCEQGELKSAQSLLAKWAQLARQKPTSSRAGIGAGYFFALTMAHRVIPRPSAQPIEAWHADATSSLITGPLVDRWRADASTEVRVAILQSLTGAGSSLLRENMSVLLVLVTEGLDDYTVTARGDVGSHVRLQAIKVTKGLWKAIEGSSPGDEKLEVAFLTLFPKILRLSAEKLDKVRAEAQTALALALNQDWALKLRRSTYSSRPYHSFLLSLPTTTSERLHPSVSATPVLRDADASRWMEELMTGYVTSADAGHEDLVIASRGALAAYCARSQDDLDRACGALARNLARLSRQQPQPDRVVVPTLNVAAFLFHVGVFSRCSVVDYKALCLAVQRCGYKTGNVRKLEACVKVYGAVAGMGLQGGQERQEQQGQQRAQGVREARKRLGALLLHPWPRVRSFVVDELWVLLSDERYDASAAREGGGGSGGMASKLKGVDWGSAGKDAVKGLVEQLGLT; encoded by the exons ATGGACGCACCCGAAGAAGAACTGGACATCAAGCTCCAGAAGATCTCGGGCGATCTGATCGCCGACTTTGACCGCTCCCTGCggccgctgctgcggcgGGCCGACGGCACAGTGCGAAGCCAGGTCCGATCCCGCGAGGCCGTCCGCCTGACCATCCTGGTGCTCGACCCGTTCCAGGAGCTGCCGCAGCTGCTGGATCCGTACCTGGCCGGCTGGTCGCAGACCCTGGCTGAGGCGTTCCTCGAGTACTATGGTCGCCGGCGACGGTCCACCGTCGCGCGCAgcaaggcggcggcggcggggcagGAGGGGCATCTCATGTCCCTCCCCGCGGCCGTCTGCCGGATCATGTACACGCTGTGCAAGATCCGTGGGGAAAAGGTCGTCGTGAGGCTGCTGAGCGTCGAGACGAGGTACTTGGAGCTGCTGCTTTCCGTGCTGGAGGAGTCGGAGagggcggcgctggcggcggatgcggtggcggcggctgccAGTGATGATCATGGGTTCGGCTCACCAGCGGAGAGCAAATTCCAGTCTGGCGTCTCAAGGCTGTGGACGTGGGAGGAACGCTACGTCGTGTTACTATGGCTATCTCACCTCTTTCTCGCACCGTTCGACCTGGCCTCCATCTCCTCTGTTGACCTGCACGACGATGAACTGCCCGAGATTCCTGGGCTTCAGTGGCCACCCAACGTTCCCGGCATCGCACTGCGGGTGCTCCCGCTGGCCATCAAGTATCTTGGCTCGCCAGGAAAGGAAAGGGACGCGGCAAAGGCTCTCCTGGTCAGGATAGCGATGCGTAGAGACATGCAGGAGGTCGGGATACTCCACGCCCTGGTACAATGGGCACTCTTTGCGCTACGGCCCAGCACCAAGGACTCAGACGGGACTACCGGCTCGCCGTACTACTACATTGGCGTGCTGTCTTTTCTTGCCGGCTTGCTGGCTTCCTCTGCGGATACGTCCGACATGGATAGGTACCTCAAGACGGTCTTTTACGCGACGTACAACATCTCTTCCAACTCGGATGATATCTCCAAGCTGATTGCCTCTTCGGCCCTCGCTCGCAAGATAATTGTCAAGATTGTGCGGTCGATTGCGATTCTTGTCCTGCGCAGGACGTCCACCTCGACTGCAGCGTCTCTTATGGACGACAAGGCCGACACGGTCCTGGTGGAGACGGCCGTTGGACACTCGCTGGACCTGCTTTCAGACAATGACACTCCCGTCAGGTTTGCGGCTAGCAAGGCCCTGAGCGTCATCACGCTACGACTGGAGCCAGATCTTGCATCACAGGTTGTCGAGGCGGTGTTGGAGTCCCTGGACCGAAATGTACTGTGGGTAAAAAGTCCGGGCTCTAGGGATGGTGACGAtacaaccccagcgcggcgcACACGCGACATGTCCCTGGTTGATCCCCTTGAATGGCACGGTCTGATGCTCTCCCTGTCGCACTTACTGTATCGCCGTTCGCCTCCAGCCGAGGGCCTGGCCAAGATCATTCAGGCGCTACTTACAGGCCTCTCGTTTGAGCGCAGGGGAACATCTGGTGCATCGATGGGCACAAATGTCAGAGACGCAGCTTGTTTTGGCATTTGGGCACTTGCTCGGAGATATACAACAGCAGAGCTACTTGCCGTCCCCGTCGATTCGTTCTATCCTAGCTCATCGCACCGCAAATCACCACCCGTCATCCAGGTCCTCGCCACGGAGCTCACAGTCACCGCATCTCTCGACCCGTCCGGCAACATCCGCCGAGGCTCCTCAGCGGCTCTCCAGGAACTTGTTGGCCGCCATCCCGACACTGTCGAGCAGGGTATCTGGCTCGTCCAGACGGTCGACTACCACGCCGTGGCCTTGCGATCGCGCGCCACCTCCAAGGTCTCGCTGGGTGCGACGAGGCTCTCGGGCCATTACGGCGATGCAGTATTAGAAGCTCTCCTCGGCTGGAGGGGGATCGGCGATGGTGATCCCGCGGCACGGCGCGTGGCTGGTTCTACGTTTGGGGCGGTCGCGAGGGAGCAGGCCGTGGCCAGCACGGCGGGTGGAAACCCCCTGGACAGGGTTCAGCAGTCCATCGACCAGCTCTTGGACCGGATCGATGCCCTCCAGACCCGAGAAGTCGAGGAGCGCCACGGCTTACTGCTCAGCCTTGCAGCTGTGCTTGACACCATCCCTGAGCTGCTTGGGGATCGACTCGGAGATGTCGCAACTCTGGCTGGTCGCACCTTGCAAAGGCTCACGGCGGTGTTGGATGTCTGTGTCAAGACCAATTTTCGTCGCCCGGAGCTCGTTGCCGAGGCAGCCAGTTTGTTGATCATATCGTCGTTCCCACTACTTCAGGTAGTTACTGCAGACCCGGTAGTGGCTCACGGAGAAACAGCGCTAAAGCTGCTGCCTGGCGCCGACGTCGCCACCCCCGCATTTTCCGCGGACGAGTTGATATCAATCAGAGATGCTATCAACAAGACGGGATCTAAAAACACACAAGGCACAAGTTTGCACGAATACTTGCTGGTTGTTCAGGCAGCTGTGAGCGAATGGCTGGGGCGTGCGGAGCAAGAAGTCATCGACGCTACATCCGTCGCATCGCTGATATTATTGATATTCCTTGGTGATTGTGAGCAGGGAGAGTTGAAAAGCGCCCAGAGCCTGCTTGCCAAATGGGCACAGCTGGCACGCCAAAAGCCAACCTCTTCTCGGGCGGGCATTGGGGCAGGATACTTTTTCGCCTTGACCATGGCTCACCGTGTCATCCCTCGCCCGAGTGCTCAACCCATAGAGGCATGGCATGCTGATGCCACATCCAGCCTCATCACCGGGCCTTTGGTGGATCGCTGGAGGGCGGACGCAAGCACCGAGGTGCGCGTCGCCATACTCCAGAGCCTGACGGGAGCAGGAAGCAGTTTATTGCGCGAGAACATGTCGGTGCTACTGGTGTTGGTCACAGAGGGTCTAGATGACTACACCGTCACCGCACGAGGAGACGTCGGCTCCCATGTACGGTTGCAGGCCATCAAGGTAACCAAGGGGCTCTGGAAAGCTATTGAGGGGTCAAGCCCGGGAGATGAGAAGCTCGAGGTTGCGTTCTTGACGCTGTTTCCCAAGATTCTACGGCTTTCGGCGGAGAAGCTCGACAAAGTCCGAGCAGAGGCGCAAACTGCTTTGGCCTTGGCCCTGAACCAGGA CTGGGCCCTCAAGCTCCGAAGATCAACCTACTCCTCCCGCCCATACCACAGCTTCCTCCTCAGCCTCCCCACAACCACCTCTGAGCGCCTGCACCCGTCCGTCTCGGCCACGCCGGTGCTCCGCGATGCGGACGCATCCCGCTGGATGGAGGAGCTGATGACGGGGTACGTGACGTCGGCCGACGCGGGCCACGAGGACCTCGTCATCGCCAGTCGCGGCGCGCTCGCGGCCTACTGCGCGCGGTCCCAGGACGACCTCGACCGGGCGTGCGGCGCCCTGGCCCGCAACCTGGCGAGGCTCTCCaggcagcagccgcagccggACCGCGTCGTGGTGCCGACGCTCAACGTCGCGGCGTTCCTGTTCCACGTCGGCGTGTTTTCGCGCTGCAGCGTCGTCGACTACAAGGCGCTCTGCCTCGCCGTCCAGCGCTGCGGGTACAAGACGGGCAACGTGCGCAAGCTCGAGGCCTGCGTCAAGGTCTACGGCGCCGTGGCGGGGATGGGGCTGCAGGGTGGGCAGGAGCGGCAGGAGCAGCAAGGCCAGCAGCGTGCGCAAGGCGTGCGCGAGGCGAGAAAGAGGCTCGGGGCCTTGCTGCTGCACCCCTGGCCGAGGGTTAGGAGCTTCGTGGTGGACGAGCTGTGGGTTCTGCTCTCGGACGAGCGGTACGACGCTTCGGCTGCGCGGGAGGGGGGCGGCGGTAGCGGCGGCATGGCGTCGAAGCTCAAGGGTGTCGACTGGGGCAGTGCGGGAAAAGATGCGGTCAAGGGGCTTGTGGAGCAGCTGGGGCTCACCTAG